One region of Fragaria vesca subsp. vesca linkage group LG4, FraVesHawaii_1.0, whole genome shotgun sequence genomic DNA includes:
- the LOC101301097 gene encoding zinc finger protein CONSTANS-LIKE 5-like produces the protein MDSGVPAPATVSQATQLTGVDREARVMRYREKRKNRTFQKTIRYASRKAYAETRPRIKGRFAKRSESETEVMDRIFNSAPGSYIADAQYGVVPTF, from the coding sequence ATGGACTCCGGCGTACCAGCTCCGGCGACGGTGAGTCAAGCGACACAGCTGACCGGAGTGGACCGGGAGGCGAGAGTGATGAGGTACAGAGAGAAGAGGAAGAACCGCACGTTCCAGAAGACAATCCGGTACGCGTCCCGGAAAGCCTACGCGGAAACCCGGCCTAGAATCAAAGGCCGGTTCGCGAAACGCAGCGAAAGCGAAACGGAGGTGATGGACCGGATCTTTAACTCGGCGCCGGGGAGTTATATCGCAGACGCGCAATACGGCGTCGTCCCGACGTTTTGA